The following coding sequences are from one Streptomyces sp. NBC_01294 window:
- a CDS encoding CPBP family intramembrane glutamic endopeptidase has translation MTNNTTAPGLAPAFPVDPVRPGPLEFHRMALTTGNHSWWRPLAGTAVVLMGTTVMIMVLAFATEIAGELANRPLDSEGMATWGDIGNTALALLAIAVATPAVLLAARCVQHRPAGTVSSVGGRLRRRRLATCLALALPLVLLMLAVQALTPTPAGESEDLAWAGTSTFLTGLATVWILVPFQSAAEEYVFRGWLLQAVGAWCRSPWVAIAPQALLFAAAHGWGTVWGFADLLVFGVVTGWLTIRTGGLEAAIALHVLNNLAGMSIAAAFAGAFASDGTAADMDWVAMAIDVPMVLLYAIAVLWATRRRERAHDTDTSGGPNTSPPLTSLNAAAAHTTGSYPGPAAEA, from the coding sequence ATGACGAATAACACGACGGCCCCCGGCTTGGCACCGGCGTTCCCCGTTGACCCCGTGCGGCCCGGCCCCCTGGAGTTTCACCGGATGGCGCTGACCACCGGGAATCACAGCTGGTGGCGACCGCTGGCCGGAACGGCAGTGGTGCTCATGGGCACCACCGTGATGATCATGGTGCTGGCCTTCGCCACCGAGATCGCGGGGGAGCTCGCAAACCGCCCCCTCGACTCCGAAGGCATGGCCACCTGGGGCGACATCGGCAACACCGCACTGGCACTGCTGGCCATAGCCGTCGCGACCCCCGCCGTGCTGCTGGCCGCCCGCTGCGTACAACACCGCCCGGCGGGAACCGTCTCGTCGGTCGGCGGCCGGCTCCGCCGGCGCCGGCTGGCCACATGCCTCGCGCTGGCTCTGCCCCTCGTTCTCCTCATGCTCGCGGTTCAGGCGCTGACGCCAACGCCGGCAGGCGAGAGCGAGGACCTGGCGTGGGCGGGCACGTCGACGTTCCTCACCGGTCTGGCGACCGTATGGATCCTGGTGCCGTTCCAGTCCGCGGCCGAGGAGTACGTGTTCCGCGGCTGGCTGCTGCAGGCGGTCGGCGCTTGGTGCCGCTCACCATGGGTGGCGATCGCACCCCAGGCGCTGCTCTTCGCCGCGGCCCACGGGTGGGGCACCGTCTGGGGCTTCGCCGACCTCCTCGTGTTCGGCGTGGTGACGGGCTGGCTGACCATCCGTACCGGCGGACTGGAAGCCGCCATCGCCCTGCACGTCCTCAACAACCTGGCGGGAATGAGCATCGCCGCCGCGTTCGCCGGCGCTTTCGCCTCGGACGGCACCGCCGCCGACATGGACTGGGTAGCCATGGCCATCGATGTCCCCATGGTGCTCCTCTACGCGATCGCCGTACTGTGGGCCACCCGCCGCCGCGAACGCGCTCACGACACAGACACATCCGGCGGGCCGAACACCTCACCGCCGCTCACTTCACTGAATGCTGCAGCCGCACACACCACCGGCAGTTACCCGGGCCCGGCAGCCGAAGCCTGA
- a CDS encoding ISL3 family transposase — MAAPVGRIPRREPRTPLTAAGGFLEVGGDHGEVVGDGEDVGGVRGRDGGAVVRRFFCDQSKCRRRTYVEQVAGLTEPRLRTSTPARSAMRAVAAELGGRPGQRLCTKLRIHGRRTALLGQLTARPVPTRAPRILGIDEFAFRKGRTYGTVLVDVEHSRPVDVLPDRETRTVATWLHEHPGAEIICRDRLMAFTKAIRQAAPEALEVADRWHLLQNLSTAVEKTCRRHRDCLRRPAGPEASPLATPETPLLARIRQRHAEVNELAATGLSLNAIGRRLQLDRKTVRRYWNKDLAGLLASAQDRGHGVLDPFMEHVQHRFHAGCTSSMQLYRELLALGYTGGYHVVHRYVVTIRKGIAIPAPSATPSPRDITSWIMRPQESLNTSDIAQLDAVRSACPEIAQACDLAREFTDMLRHRRGHLLRDWIQKAELGGPDAVGIFADSIRQDLHAVTAGLSLPYSSGIVEGHVNRIKTIKRQMYGRASFALLRARILLQPQS, encoded by the coding sequence GTGGCAGCACCAGTCGGGCGGATTCCTCGACGAGAGCCCCGCACCCCCCTCACCGCGGCAGGGGGATTCCTGGAGGTAGGCGGCGATCACGGCGAGGTCGTTGGCGATGGTGAGGATGTCGGCGGGGTTCGCGGTCGGGATGGCGGCGCCGTTGTACGCCGGTTCTTCTGTGATCAGAGTAAGTGCCGGCGCCGGACATACGTGGAGCAGGTGGCCGGCCTGACCGAGCCGAGACTGCGTACTTCGACGCCTGCCCGGTCGGCGATGAGAGCAGTCGCGGCGGAGCTCGGCGGCCGCCCAGGCCAGCGCCTGTGCACGAAGCTGCGGATCCATGGTCGGCGGACGGCCCTCCTGGGACAGTTGACGGCTCGGCCCGTGCCGACCCGGGCCCCTCGGATCCTCGGGATCGACGAGTTCGCGTTCCGCAAGGGCCGGACCTACGGCACCGTCCTCGTTGACGTCGAGCACTCCCGGCCGGTGGATGTGCTGCCGGATCGAGAGACCAGAACGGTCGCCACCTGGCTCCATGAGCACCCCGGTGCCGAGATCATCTGCCGAGACCGCTTGATGGCATTTACCAAGGCCATCAGGCAGGCCGCCCCGGAGGCGCTGGAGGTGGCAGATCGCTGGCACCTCCTCCAGAACCTCTCGACGGCCGTCGAGAAGACCTGTCGCCGGCACCGTGACTGCCTCCGGCGGCCAGCCGGGCCAGAGGCAAGCCCACTGGCCACACCGGAGACTCCGCTCCTGGCCCGGATCCGACAACGCCACGCAGAGGTCAACGAGCTCGCCGCCACCGGTCTGTCGCTGAACGCCATCGGCCGTCGTCTGCAGTTGGACCGCAAGACGGTCCGGCGCTATTGGAACAAGGACCTGGCAGGGCTTCTCGCCTCGGCGCAGGATCGAGGACATGGTGTCCTCGACCCATTCATGGAGCACGTGCAGCACCGGTTCCATGCGGGCTGCACCAGCTCCATGCAGCTCTACCGCGAGTTACTCGCCCTCGGCTACACCGGCGGATACCACGTTGTGCACCGCTACGTGGTGACCATCCGGAAAGGCATCGCGATCCCTGCCCCCTCGGCCACTCCCAGCCCTCGCGACATCACCTCATGGATCATGCGCCCCCAGGAGTCACTCAACACGTCCGACATTGCCCAGCTAGACGCTGTGCGGAGTGCCTGCCCGGAGATCGCCCAGGCCTGCGACCTCGCGCGGGAATTCACCGACATGCTTCGCCATCGTCGCGGCCACCTGCTGCGGGACTGGATTCAGAAGGCCGAGCTGGGCGGCCCGGATGCCGTCGGGATCTTCGCCGACTCCATCCGCCAGGACCTCCACGCCGTCACCGCGGGCCTCTCCCTGCCCTACAGCTCCGGCATCGTCGAGGGCCACGTCAACAGAATCAAAACGATCAAGCGACAGATGTACGGCAGAGCCTCATTCGCTCTGCTCAGGGCCCGCATCCTCCTCCAGCCGCAGTCGTAA